From Anaerohalosphaera lusitana, one genomic window encodes:
- a CDS encoding efflux RND transporter periplasmic adaptor subunit, translating into MKVKRVVINSSKVLGIILLLGFVFVLGYLAKPIDQTHADHAAAEDTAEEQVQWTCSMHPQILQDEPGDCPICGMDLIPLESGEDGGAPRQISFSEAAVKLMDVETSVVQRKFVEAEIDMVGKIDYDETRVKNIAAWVPGRLDRLFVDYTGIDVRKGDHMVKLYSPELLADQQALLSAIKSANKLKSDGSEMASKLANNNIAAARERLRLLGLTNHQIEEIEKAGEPSEHITIYAPIGGVVIHKNATEGMYVETGTKIYTIADLSQVWVKLDAYESDMMWIRYGQTVDFTSEAYPGEVFTGKIAFIDPILNEETRTVKLRVNVQNPGRKLKPGMFVRATVTPKVSMGGQVMDPSMAGKWICPMHPSIVKEAAGDCDICGMDLVETGSMGYMEIAEGEQQAPLVIPETSVLVTGKRAVVYLKLPGEDKPTFEGREIVLGPKAGEYYIVQSGLEAGDEIVTSGNFKIDSALQIQAKPSMMSPDDDDPDSKDGAKLEVESDGEQIVCPVMGGKINKDIFVEYKGKKVYFCCAGCPEEFQKNPEKYLDKLPQFSEEDTEAEDSATEQTICPVMGGKINKDIFVEYKGKKVYFCCAGCPEEFQKNPEKYIDKLPQFSGGEE; encoded by the coding sequence ATGAAAGTTAAACGCGTAGTTATAAACTCTAGTAAAGTACTGGGCATCATTCTCTTGCTGGGATTCGTTTTTGTCCTGGGTTATCTTGCAAAACCCATCGATCAAACGCATGCTGATCATGCGGCTGCTGAGGATACTGCGGAGGAACAGGTTCAATGGACGTGTTCGATGCATCCGCAGATCCTTCAGGATGAGCCTGGGGATTGTCCCATATGCGGAATGGACCTGATACCGCTGGAAAGCGGGGAAGATGGTGGTGCGCCGAGGCAGATCAGTTTTTCTGAGGCGGCTGTCAAGCTGATGGATGTTGAGACCAGTGTTGTGCAGCGTAAGTTCGTCGAGGCTGAGATCGATATGGTGGGCAAGATCGACTATGACGAAACACGGGTGAAGAATATTGCCGCGTGGGTGCCGGGGAGACTGGATCGTCTGTTCGTGGATTATACGGGCATCGATGTCCGTAAGGGCGATCATATGGTCAAACTTTACAGTCCTGAGCTTCTGGCGGACCAGCAGGCTCTTTTGTCGGCGATCAAGTCGGCGAATAAGCTCAAGAGCGACGGTTCGGAGATGGCGAGTAAGCTGGCGAATAATAACATTGCAGCCGCACGTGAGAGATTGCGGCTGCTGGGACTTACCAATCATCAGATTGAGGAGATCGAGAAGGCGGGCGAGCCTTCGGAACATATTACCATCTATGCTCCCATAGGCGGGGTGGTTATACACAAGAACGCTACCGAGGGTATGTATGTCGAGACGGGGACGAAGATATATACGATCGCGGACCTGTCACAGGTATGGGTGAAGCTGGACGCATACGAGTCGGACATGATGTGGATACGGTACGGTCAGACGGTCGACTTCACTAGTGAGGCGTATCCCGGGGAAGTGTTTACGGGCAAGATAGCGTTTATTGACCCGATCCTTAACGAGGAAACGCGAACTGTTAAGCTGCGAGTGAATGTGCAGAATCCCGGCAGAAAGCTCAAGCCGGGGATGTTCGTTCGTGCGACGGTTACTCCCAAGGTCTCGATGGGTGGGCAGGTCATGGATCCGTCAATGGCGGGTAAGTGGATATGTCCGATGCATCCGTCTATTGTGAAAGAGGCGGCGGGCGATTGCGACATCTGTGGAATGGATCTAGTGGAGACCGGTTCTATGGGATACATGGAGATAGCAGAAGGTGAGCAGCAGGCTCCGCTGGTGATTCCGGAAACATCCGTGCTGGTCACCGGTAAACGGGCGGTGGTTTATCTGAAGCTGCCCGGTGAGGACAAGCCCACGTTTGAAGGAAGGGAGATCGTGCTGGGTCCGAAGGCAGGCGAATATTATATCGTTCAGAGCGGTCTGGAAGCAGGTGATGAGATCGTTACGAGCGGTAATTTCAAGATCGATTCGGCATTGCAGATACAGGCAAAGCCGAGCATGATGTCGCCTGACGATGATGATCCCGACAGCAAAGACGGAGCCAAGCTGGAAGTCGAGAGCGATGGTGAACAGATCGTGTGCCCGGTCATGGGCGGTAAGATCAACAAGGATATTTTCGTGGAGTACAAAGGCAAGAAGGTTTATTTCTGCTGTGCGGGATGTCCTGAGGAGTTTCAGAAGAATCCGGAGAAGTATCTGGATAAGCTTCCGCAGTTCAGTGAGGAAGATACTGAAGCTGAAGACTCAGCAACTGAGCAGACGATCTGTCCTGTGATGGGCGGTAAGATCAACAAGGATATTTTTGTGGAGTACAAAGGCAAGAAGGTTTATTTCTGCTGTGCGGGATGTCCTGAAGAGTTTCAGAAAAATCCGGAGAAGTATATTGATAAGCTTCCGCAGTTCAGCGGTGGTGAAGAATAG
- a CDS encoding TIGR02757 family protein, with product MNRSQGQLESVLERIYERYNRRELIPPDPLQFVYRYEEPLDQEMAGFVAAALAYGRVTQIERSVTGLLGVMGKRPGDYVRRFNDSKAAELAGFKHRFNTGKDLAELFGVLQKVLVRFGSIENYFAETDRDEHSTIVPVLTAFCDHLSDLYEELYQKEVSRGVKYLLASPARGSASKRLNLFLRWMVRDDEVDPGVWQTISPAKLVVPIDVHMERLCRILGLYGRKTVSLKAALEITESFAKVRPEDPVKYDFSLSRIGIIDNCTGKLTEKCDLCELYGYCLRVRK from the coding sequence GTGAATAGATCGCAAGGGCAACTTGAGTCTGTCTTAGAGCGGATATATGAGCGGTATAACCGGAGGGAGCTTATTCCTCCGGACCCGCTTCAATTTGTATACAGATACGAGGAGCCGCTGGATCAGGAGATGGCTGGCTTTGTCGCGGCGGCGCTGGCGTACGGCAGGGTGACTCAGATAGAGCGAAGTGTGACGGGGCTGCTGGGAGTGATGGGTAAGAGACCCGGCGATTATGTCAGGCGGTTCAACGACAGCAAGGCGGCGGAGCTGGCGGGTTTCAAGCATCGTTTCAATACGGGGAAGGACCTGGCGGAGCTGTTCGGCGTATTGCAGAAGGTGTTGGTCAGATTCGGTTCGATCGAGAATTATTTTGCTGAGACCGACCGGGATGAGCATTCTACCATTGTGCCGGTATTGACAGCTTTTTGCGATCATCTTTCGGATCTGTATGAGGAGCTTTATCAGAAGGAGGTAAGCAGGGGGGTGAAGTATCTGCTTGCGAGTCCGGCGAGGGGGAGCGCATCGAAGCGGCTGAACCTTTTTTTGCGATGGATGGTTCGTGATGACGAGGTCGATCCGGGTGTCTGGCAAACGATCAGCCCGGCAAAGCTGGTTGTGCCGATCGATGTACATATGGAACGTTTGTGCAGGATACTGGGTTTGTATGGCAGGAAGACGGTTTCGCTCAAGGCAGCGCTGGAGATAACGGAAAGTTTTGCGAAGGTCCGGCCTGAGGATCCGGTGAAGTATGATTTCAGTTTGAGCAGAATTGGAATTATTGATAATTGCACGGGTAAGCTTACTGAGAAGTGCGACCTGTGTGAGTTATATGGTTATTGTTTACGAGTGAGAAAATGA
- a CDS encoding NAD(P)/FAD-dependent oxidoreductase: MLQDGEKGAIIQRDKKTYAVAPHIPCGVVKPETLRKIADVAEKYGAQALKVTSAARIAIVGLDEKDVDAVWSELGMSPGFAVGICVRSVKACPGTTFCKKGMQDSLALGMKFDGKYHGMDLPGKFKIGVSGCPNQCAETCIKDVGLVGMKNGWKVLVGGNGGGRPRLARELAKDLSETEAMELVDRIIDYFKANARPHQRIGAMLDKMDFEEFAAAVKGE; encoded by the coding sequence GTGCTTCAAGATGGCGAAAAAGGCGCGATAATACAGAGAGATAAAAAGACGTACGCTGTTGCTCCGCATATTCCTTGCGGGGTCGTTAAGCCTGAGACTTTGCGTAAGATCGCTGATGTGGCGGAGAAATATGGTGCGCAGGCGCTTAAGGTTACCAGTGCGGCTCGCATTGCTATAGTAGGACTTGACGAAAAAGACGTTGACGCGGTCTGGAGTGAGCTGGGGATGTCGCCCGGCTTTGCTGTTGGTATTTGCGTGCGCAGCGTCAAGGCGTGTCCGGGTACTACTTTCTGCAAGAAGGGTATGCAGGACAGTTTGGCATTGGGCATGAAGTTTGACGGCAAGTATCATGGTATGGATCTGCCGGGCAAGTTCAAGATCGGCGTTAGCGGCTGTCCGAATCAGTGTGCTGAGACCTGCATCAAGGATGTGGGGCTGGTCGGCATGAAGAACGGCTGGAAGGTTCTGGTAGGGGGCAACGGCGGTGGTCGACCTAGACTTGCTCGTGAACTCGCCAAGGACCTGAGCGAGACGGAGGCGATGGAACTGGTTGATAGGATCATCGACTATTTCAAGGCCAATGCAAGGCCTCATCAGCGCATAGGCGCGATGCTGGACAAGATGGACTTTGAGGAATTTGCGGCTGCTGTCAAAGGTGAATAG
- a CDS encoding ferritin family protein produces the protein MDIFEFAMEKEKMSREKYLDMAEKSKSVGVKHILQMLADEEEKHYHTVERMKQETPEGVTKTDVLADAKKVFEKMQGAREEIKFEDDEKEVYHQAKKIEEEARDYYLQKEKEADDEVEKKIFHRLAEEEQKHWFVIDNICDFVEKPEYYLENAEFVHLDNYVPFP, from the coding sequence ATGGATATTTTTGAGTTTGCAATGGAAAAAGAGAAGATGAGCCGGGAGAAGTACCTGGACATGGCCGAGAAGAGTAAGTCAGTCGGGGTTAAGCATATTTTGCAGATGCTGGCTGACGAGGAAGAGAAGCACTATCATACCGTTGAGCGGATGAAGCAGGAGACGCCGGAGGGTGTGACGAAGACGGATGTGCTGGCGGATGCGAAGAAGGTATTTGAGAAGATGCAGGGTGCGCGCGAGGAGATAAAGTTTGAGGATGATGAGAAAGAGGTTTATCATCAGGCCAAGAAGATAGAAGAGGAGGCGAGGGACTACTATCTGCAGAAGGAGAAAGAGGCGGATGATGAGGTTGAGAAGAAGATATTCCACAGACTGGCGGAAGAGGAGCAGAAGCACTGGTTTGTGATCGACAACATTTGTGACTTTGTCGAGAAGCCGGAGTATTACCTGGAAAACGCTGAGTTTGTACACCTCGATAATTATGTGCCATTTCCATAG
- a CDS encoding transposase has protein sequence MRHKGSKSYEFITKRGNISLTGTYYHCSCGSSKPISNLVSSGRKYSRIANELVLRHTASGPYKEVSRFLRQDFSIHISHESLRRRILAVSGSIRQNRDCSSDDRKWDEIAGSKLYGYADGVLINVRREGWKEVKLLRYEDDACSKVSHRAVLGPIKQFGSLARREAIRIGASKAKDMTFLMDGAEGFHRHIKSNLPNAKQVVDYWHCCQHIGECASLLYGENSKRSNRWRSKYCHVLRDKGPKKLIRSLRISKSRVASSEDAEALSKLINFLSRRIERIDYPKLLAMGLRVDSGPIESSCKTVVQARLKSSGMRWSRQGASAMLEVRTALHSDLWEYAIKDCA, from the coding sequence ATGAGACACAAGGGCAGCAAATCCTACGAGTTCATCACCAAGCGTGGCAATATAAGTCTTACCGGCACTTATTATCATTGCAGTTGCGGCAGCAGCAAGCCGATCAGCAATCTTGTCAGCAGCGGCCGCAAATACAGCCGGATCGCCAACGAGCTGGTATTGCGTCATACGGCAAGTGGCCCTTATAAAGAGGTTAGCCGATTTTTGCGTCAAGACTTCAGTATTCATATATCTCACGAATCGCTGAGAAGGCGGATATTGGCGGTTTCAGGCTCTATCAGACAAAACCGTGATTGCAGCAGCGACGACCGGAAGTGGGACGAAATTGCCGGCAGTAAGCTGTATGGCTATGCCGACGGAGTGTTGATAAACGTACGTCGTGAAGGGTGGAAGGAAGTCAAACTTCTGCGTTACGAGGATGACGCCTGTAGTAAGGTCAGCCATCGTGCTGTGCTCGGTCCGATCAAGCAGTTCGGCTCTCTTGCCCGTCGTGAGGCGATTCGGATTGGAGCATCGAAAGCCAAAGACATGACGTTTTTAATGGACGGTGCGGAAGGTTTTCACAGGCATATAAAAAGCAATCTTCCTAATGCAAAACAAGTAGTTGATTACTGGCACTGCTGTCAGCACATTGGCGAGTGTGCCAGTTTGCTTTACGGTGAAAATTCGAAGAGGAGCAATCGCTGGCGAAGCAAATACTGTCATGTACTTCGAGATAAGGGGCCCAAAAAACTGATCAGGAGCTTGCGAATCAGCAAAAGCCGGGTTGCGAGCAGCGAAGACGCCGAGGCCTTGTCGAAGCTGATCAACTTCCTGTCTCGGCGGATTGAGCGGATCGACTATCCGAAATTGCTGGCTATGGGGCTTCGCGTGGACAGCGGACCGATAGAAAGTTCATGCAAAACCGTTGTGCAGGCCCGCCTGAAGAGCTCAGGGATGCGGTGGAGCCGACAAGGAGCATCCGCTATGCTGGAAGTCAGAACCGCACTGCACAGCGATTTATGGGAATATGCTATAAAAGACTGTGCCTAA
- a CDS encoding YHS domain-containing protein, whose translation MRNLAIVICVLVVGSFVVIGLSGCGENGGESAPVENEQMDHENHEGHDHEAMEEESEAGSEETAQKICPIMGNEIDKGISTEYKGKTVYFCCPGCIDTFEENPEKYVDELPQFQG comes from the coding sequence ATGAGAAATCTGGCAATCGTAATTTGTGTTTTGGTTGTTGGTAGTTTTGTTGTGATTGGTCTGAGCGGGTGCGGCGAGAACGGCGGTGAAAGTGCGCCTGTCGAAAATGAGCAAATGGACCACGAGAACCATGAAGGGCATGATCATGAGGCAATGGAAGAAGAGTCTGAGGCAGGGTCGGAAGAGACCGCTCAGAAGATATGTCCGATCATGGGCAATGAAATAGATAAGGGCATCTCGACAGAGTATAAGGGCAAGACCGTTTATTTCTGCTGTCCGGGATGCATCGACACGTTCGAGGAAAATCCCGAGAAGTATGTCGATGAGCTTCCGCAGTTTCAGGGATAA
- a CDS encoding efflux RND transporter permease subunit, translating to MNERLDHKASLIDKTILFCLKNKLIVGLLVIFVVGWGFMVAPFDWEVSQVPRDPVPVDAIPDIGENQQIVFTEWPGRSPQDVEDQITYPMTVSLLGMPGVKTVRSFSFFGFSSIYVIFEEDVEFYWSRSRVLEKLNSLPEGTLPEGVKPALGPDATALGQVFWYTLEGRDKEGNPAGGWDLDELRSVQDWFVRYGLMSAEGVSEVASVGGFVREYQIDVDPDAMRAAGVTLPEIFSAVKSSNVDVGARMIELNRAEYVVRGLGFIEDVDDIRDTVVKVTDNVPITVEQVGHVTLGPALRRGALDKGGAEAVGGVVVVRYGYNPLEAIKNVKAKIEEISPGLPEKTLADGTTSKLTIVPFYDRTGLIYETLGTLESALTEEILVTIIVVVILVMHFGSSVLISGLLPLAVLMCFIAMKLFGVDANIVALSGIAIAIGTMVDMGIVICENILKHLERAGPGENTLEVVYRAASEVASAVVTAVMTTVVSFLPVFTMTGAEGKLFRPLAFTKTFALVAAVVVAITIIPPAAHILFTKRFKPGKVLHMSLAIVLGVCGVFAGIMFNWWIGAAIVAIAIYQGTRDYVPERIRSHTELLVTILTAAFVGVILTTHWLPLGPEEGMVKNIVFVGLLIGSLLVFFKLFQKGYPYILGWCLRHKTVFMMIPSALVLLAVLVWFGFANVFGFVPERFRTSLLWTNAQAAFPGLGKEFMPPLDEGSFLYMPTTMPHASIGEALDIIKKQDVAFEAIPEVESAVGKIGRADTPLDPAPISMIETVINYKSEYKLDEDGHRIRFRYDEESGEFVRDEQGELIPDEDGRPYRQWREHIKSPSDIWDEIVDAGKIPGTTSAPVLQPISARLVMLQSGMRAPMGIKVKGPDLETIEAVGLELEKYLKQVPAVKASAVIADRVVGKPYIEIDIDREAIARYGMSIGTVQDVIEVAIGGKRITTTVEGRERYPVRVRYMRELRDEIETLGEILVPASDGAQIPLTQLADIDYVRGPQAIKSEDTFLTSYVLFDKNEGYAEVDTVEQAQAFLQEKIEAGEFKLPAGVSYAFAGSYENQIRAQRTLSIVVPLALLIIFIILYMQFKSVSVTSLIFSGIIVAWSGGFMLIWLYGQDWFLDFSVLGTNMRELFQVHTINLSVAIWVGFLALFGIASDDGVVMCTYLQQTFDRRKTESVEEVREAVIEAGKRRIRPCLMTTATTILALIPVLTSTGRGSDIMVPMAIPSVGGMTIEVLTTLVVPVLYCAIRERRAVRS from the coding sequence ATGAACGAGCGGTTGGATCATAAAGCATCTTTGATAGATAAGACAATTCTTTTCTGTTTGAAGAACAAGTTGATCGTTGGGTTACTGGTCATATTTGTGGTCGGCTGGGGCTTCATGGTGGCTCCTTTTGACTGGGAAGTCTCACAGGTGCCTCGCGACCCGGTTCCGGTGGATGCGATACCGGACATTGGGGAAAATCAGCAGATAGTCTTTACCGAATGGCCAGGGCGGTCACCGCAGGATGTTGAGGACCAGATAACGTATCCGATGACGGTTTCTCTGCTTGGTATGCCGGGCGTGAAGACTGTGCGAAGTTTTTCCTTTTTCGGCTTTTCGAGCATATACGTCATATTCGAGGAAGACGTAGAGTTTTACTGGTCGCGGAGTCGTGTGCTGGAGAAGCTCAATTCTCTGCCTGAGGGGACGTTGCCTGAGGGCGTCAAACCGGCGCTTGGGCCTGACGCTACTGCGTTGGGTCAGGTGTTCTGGTATACGCTCGAGGGACGTGATAAAGAAGGTAACCCGGCAGGCGGCTGGGATCTTGACGAGCTTCGATCGGTGCAGGACTGGTTTGTTCGTTACGGGCTGATGAGTGCCGAGGGTGTCAGCGAAGTAGCGTCGGTCGGCGGTTTTGTTCGCGAGTATCAGATCGATGTGGATCCGGACGCTATGCGAGCGGCGGGGGTGACTCTGCCGGAGATATTCAGTGCAGTAAAATCCTCGAACGTTGATGTGGGGGCGAGGATGATCGAGCTGAACCGCGCGGAGTATGTTGTGCGCGGTTTAGGGTTTATCGAGGACGTTGACGATATCCGTGACACGGTTGTGAAGGTTACGGATAACGTGCCTATCACGGTCGAGCAGGTGGGGCATGTGACGCTGGGTCCTGCGCTGCGGCGCGGCGCGTTGGATAAGGGCGGAGCAGAAGCGGTAGGCGGCGTTGTAGTGGTCAGGTACGGCTATAATCCGCTTGAAGCTATCAAGAACGTGAAAGCGAAGATCGAGGAGATTTCGCCCGGTTTGCCTGAGAAGACGCTGGCGGACGGGACGACGTCCAAGCTGACCATTGTTCCGTTTTATGACCGGACGGGGTTGATCTATGAAACGCTTGGTACGCTGGAAAGTGCGCTCACTGAAGAAATACTGGTGACCATCATCGTGGTCGTGATCCTGGTGATGCACTTCGGCAGTTCAGTGCTTATCAGCGGTCTGCTGCCTTTGGCTGTGCTGATGTGCTTTATCGCGATGAAGCTGTTCGGGGTGGATGCCAACATTGTTGCGCTTTCGGGTATTGCGATAGCTATCGGTACGATGGTGGATATGGGTATCGTGATCTGCGAGAACATACTGAAGCATCTGGAGCGGGCCGGGCCGGGGGAGAATACGCTCGAGGTTGTTTATCGTGCAGCGAGCGAAGTGGCTTCGGCGGTTGTGACAGCGGTGATGACTACGGTAGTGAGCTTTTTGCCGGTGTTCACGATGACGGGTGCGGAGGGTAAGCTGTTCAGGCCTTTGGCGTTTACGAAGACCTTTGCGCTGGTGGCTGCGGTTGTGGTTGCCATAACGATAATTCCGCCGGCGGCTCATATACTTTTCACAAAGCGGTTCAAGCCGGGCAAGGTGCTGCATATGTCGTTGGCGATCGTGCTGGGTGTTTGCGGTGTGTTTGCGGGGATTATGTTCAACTGGTGGATCGGAGCGGCGATAGTTGCAATTGCGATCTACCAGGGAACGCGGGACTATGTGCCCGAGAGGATCAGGTCGCATACCGAGCTGCTGGTGACGATCTTGACGGCTGCGTTTGTTGGTGTTATTCTGACGACTCACTGGCTGCCGCTGGGGCCGGAAGAGGGGATGGTGAAAAATATTGTCTTTGTCGGTCTGCTGATCGGTTCTCTGCTTGTGTTCTTCAAGCTGTTCCAGAAGGGGTATCCTTATATACTTGGCTGGTGCTTGAGGCATAAGACGGTGTTTATGATGATACCTTCGGCGCTGGTACTTTTGGCTGTTCTGGTGTGGTTTGGTTTTGCGAACGTATTCGGATTTGTGCCTGAGCGGTTCCGTACGAGTTTGTTGTGGACTAACGCGCAGGCGGCTTTTCCGGGGCTGGGTAAGGAGTTTATGCCGCCGCTGGATGAAGGGTCGTTTTTGTATATGCCGACGACGATGCCGCATGCTTCGATCGGTGAGGCGCTTGATATTATCAAGAAGCAGGACGTTGCGTTCGAGGCGATTCCGGAGGTTGAGTCGGCGGTAGGTAAGATCGGCAGGGCGGATACGCCTCTGGATCCTGCGCCTATCTCGATGATCGAGACGGTTATCAATTATAAGTCTGAGTATAAGCTGGATGAGGATGGGCACAGGATCAGGTTCAGGTATGACGAGGAGTCGGGCGAGTTCGTGCGCGATGAGCAGGGTGAGCTTATACCGGACGAGGACGGGCGGCCTTACAGACAATGGCGGGAGCATATCAAGTCGCCGAGCGATATCTGGGATGAGATCGTGGACGCGGGTAAGATACCTGGAACGACGAGTGCGCCGGTGCTGCAGCCAATATCGGCGAGGCTTGTGATGCTGCAGAGCGGTATGCGTGCGCCGATGGGTATCAAGGTGAAGGGGCCGGACCTGGAGACGATCGAGGCGGTGGGGCTGGAGCTGGAGAAGTATCTGAAGCAAGTGCCGGCTGTGAAGGCGTCGGCGGTGATCGCGGATAGGGTGGTTGGTAAGCCTTATATCGAGATAGATATCGATCGTGAGGCGATCGCTCGGTACGGGATGAGCATCGGGACGGTGCAGGATGTTATCGAGGTTGCGATCGGCGGTAAGCGGATCACTACGACGGTTGAGGGGCGGGAGCGGTATCCCGTTCGGGTGAGGTATATGCGGGAACTGCGTGATGAGATAGAAACGCTGGGCGAGATACTTGTGCCGGCGAGCGATGGGGCGCAGATACCGCTGACGCAGCTTGCGGATATCGATTATGTGCGCGGGCCGCAAGCGATCAAGAGTGAGGATACGTTTTTGACGAGCTATGTGCTGTTCGACAAGAATGAAGGATATGCGGAAGTCGATACGGTTGAGCAGGCTCAGGCGTTTTTGCAGGAGAAGATCGAGGCGGGTGAATTCAAGCTGCCTGCGGGGGTGAGTTATGCGTTTGCGGGCAGTTATGAGAACCAGATAAGGGCTCAGAGGACGCTGAGTATTGTGGTTCCGCTGGCACTACTGATCATTTTTATAATATTGTATATGCAATTTAAGTCGGTATCCGTGACTTCTCTGATTTTTTCGGGAATTATTGTTGCGTGGAGCGGGGGGTTCATGTTGATATGGTTGTATGGGCAGGACTGGTTTCTGGACTTTTCTGTCCTTGGGACGAATATGAGAGAGCTGTTTCAGGTGCACACGATCAATTTGAGTGTGGCGATCTGGGTCGGTTTTCTTGCGCTCTTTGGCATTGCGTCCGATGACGGCGTGGTCATGTGCACGTATCTGCAGCAGACTTTCGACAGGCGTAAGACCGAGTCTGTTGAGGAGGTTCGTGAGGCTGTAATCGAGGCGGGCAAGAGGCGGATACGGCCTTGTCTGATGACGACGGCGACAACGATTTTGGCGCTTATTCCGGTGCTGACGTCTACGGGGAGGGGTTCGGATATTATGGTGCCGATGGCGATACCGTCGGTGGGGGGGATGACGATAGAAGTTTTGACGACGCTGGTTGTGCCGGTGTTGTATTGTGCTATACGTGAGAGAAGGGCGGTGCGAAGTTAA
- a CDS encoding superoxide dismutase [Ni]: MKTKAITVIGLLMAAAAPIVYSHCQIPCGIYDDQARIGSMAEDIRTIEKSMKQIEELSIDPGKNANQLVRWVTNKEEHAQKFSEDVTYYFMAQRLAPPEEGASVETQKEYNKQLTLLHKLLYNAMKAKQTTDLEYVAELRALLGDFEKAYFDEDSQAAMSDHGHEHGQAGHVHQH, translated from the coding sequence ATGAAGACGAAGGCAATTACTGTAATAGGTTTGCTGATGGCGGCGGCTGCGCCGATCGTTTATTCGCACTGTCAGATACCTTGCGGGATTTATGACGATCAGGCTCGGATCGGTTCGATGGCTGAGGATATCAGGACGATAGAGAAATCCATGAAACAGATCGAGGAGCTTTCGATCGATCCGGGCAAGAATGCGAATCAGCTTGTAAGGTGGGTGACGAACAAAGAGGAGCACGCTCAGAAGTTCAGTGAGGATGTTACGTACTATTTCATGGCGCAGAGGCTTGCGCCGCCTGAAGAAGGTGCGAGCGTTGAGACGCAGAAGGAATATAACAAGCAGCTTACACTGCTTCACAAGCTGCTGTATAATGCCATGAAAGCTAAGCAGACTACCGATCTGGAATATGTTGCGGAACTGCGGGCGCTGCTTGGGGATTTTGAGAAGGCTTATTTTGATGAGGACAGCCAGGCGGCTATGAGTGACCATGGGCATGAACATGGTCAAGCGGGCCATGTTCACCAGCATTGA
- a CDS encoding TolC family protein produces the protein MKSSLNRTVWVFIVVVLVLSKVGVSGQKQGESEQKTVKVSTLRDYLRYAALHNAELKGAFQEFRAAVEQVPQSEALPDPQFKYTYFIEEVETRVGPQKQRVGISQTFPWFGVIEARTDAAAMAAKAAKERYEAVKLELFNKVKQAFYEYAYLFNAIEIAEQNLELLEHFEEVARIRYKAAAAEHPDIIRAQVEYAKLADELESLRELRRPILAKLNALLNRPEDAALPWPERAEYEPEAVQEEKMLAFLQEKNPELTAQRFGVEVARQRVVLARKRSYPDVTAGIEWIDVGSAVNSGVSDSGQDALMATVSFNLPIWGKNNRARERQATANMLKAKSQVVELQNDLIARASKTVYLVQDGNRKVELYEDILVPKATEMVSASETAYMSGKVDFLSLVDAQRQLLEFQLKLERAITDSLQSLAELEALTGGRIK, from the coding sequence TTGAAAAGCAGCTTGAACAGGACAGTGTGGGTATTTATAGTGGTCGTATTAGTGCTTTCAAAAGTGGGAGTTTCTGGGCAAAAGCAGGGTGAAAGTGAGCAAAAGACGGTAAAAGTTAGTACTTTGAGGGACTATTTGAGGTACGCTGCGCTTCACAACGCGGAGCTGAAAGGGGCATTTCAGGAATTTCGCGCAGCGGTTGAACAGGTGCCTCAGTCAGAGGCTCTTCCGGACCCTCAATTCAAGTATACGTATTTTATCGAAGAAGTAGAGACACGTGTTGGGCCGCAGAAGCAGAGGGTTGGTATCAGCCAGACTTTTCCGTGGTTCGGTGTGATCGAGGCCAGGACCGATGCTGCGGCTATGGCTGCGAAGGCTGCGAAAGAGAGATACGAAGCTGTAAAACTGGAACTTTTTAATAAGGTCAAACAGGCATTTTACGAGTATGCATATCTTTTCAATGCTATCGAGATCGCGGAGCAGAATCTGGAGCTGCTGGAGCATTTTGAGGAGGTCGCGCGAATACGTTACAAGGCTGCTGCAGCGGAGCATCCGGATATAATTCGGGCACAGGTTGAATACGCCAAGCTGGCGGATGAACTGGAGAGTCTGAGGGAGCTTCGCAGGCCGATATTGGCTAAGCTGAATGCGTTGCTTAACAGACCAGAGGATGCGGCGCTGCCGTGGCCCGAGAGGGCAGAGTATGAGCCGGAGGCTGTGCAGGAGGAAAAGATGCTGGCTTTCCTGCAGGAAAAGAATCCCGAGTTGACTGCTCAAAGATTCGGGGTTGAGGTTGCGCGTCAGCGGGTGGTTCTGGCGCGGAAGCGGTCATATCCTGATGTGACAGCGGGTATTGAGTGGATTGATGTGGGGAGTGCGGTAAATTCGGGTGTTTCGGACAGCGGTCAGGATGCGCTGATGGCGACGGTTTCTTTTAATTTGCCTATATGGGGCAAGAACAATCGGGCGCGGGAACGGCAGGCGACCGCAAATATGCTCAAGGCCAAGTCGCAGGTGGTCGAGCTGCAGAATGATCTTATCGCAAGAGCGTCAAAAACCGTTTATCTGGTTCAGGACGGCAACAGGAAGGTGGAGCTGTACGAGGATATCCTGGTGCCTAAGGCAACCGAGATGGTGTCGGCTTCTGAAACCGCGTATATGAGCGGTAAAGTTGATTTTTTGAGCCTTGTCGATGCTCAAAGGCAGTTGCTGGAGTTTCAGTTGAAGCTGGAAAGGGCAATTACAGACAGTTTACAGTCTTTAGCTGAACTGGAAGCCCTGACCGGCGGTAGGATTAAGTAA